In a single window of the Elaeis guineensis isolate ETL-2024a chromosome 6, EG11, whole genome shotgun sequence genome:
- the LOC140858464 gene encoding monothiol glutaredoxin-S9-like, with protein MQQAIPCNSGRTWFAPTAASNGVVHVTVKDRPSVDGPSTSSSSSDGGGGGGGGGGMRRLVAENPVLVVGRRGCCMCHVVKRLLLGLGVNPAVFEVAEDAEAALVDELAEIAGGSGVRQQVLFPAVFIGGRLVGGIDRLMAVHISGDLVPILKEAGALWL; from the coding sequence ATGCAACAAGCGATCCCGTGCAACAGCGGTCGGACGTGGTTTGCTCCCACGGCGGCGAGTAACGGCGTCGTCCACGTGACGGTGAAAGACCGTCCGTCCGTCGACGGGCCGTCGACGTCGTCCTCGTCGTCGGacggtggtggtggtggaggagGTGGCGGGGGGATGAGGAGGCTGGTGGCGGAGAACCCGGTGCTGGTGGTGGGGCGGCGGGGATGCTGCATGTGCCACGTGGTGAAGCGCCTTCTGCTGGGGCTGGGAGTCAACCCGGCGGtgttcgaggtggcggaggacgccGAGGCGGCGCTGGTGGATGAGCTGGCGGAGATCGCCGGCGGCAGTGGGGTTCGACAGCAGGTGCTGTTCCCGGCGGTGTTCATCGGGGGGAGGCTGGTGGGAGGGATCGATCGGCTCATGGCCGTCCACATCTCCGGCGACCTCGTGCCAATCTTAAAGGAAGCCGGAGCACTCTGGCTCTAA